From Eremothecium sinecaudum strain ATCC 58844 chromosome V, complete sequence, a single genomic window includes:
- the NAT2 gene encoding Nat2p (Syntenic homolog of Ashbya gossypii AFR475C; Syntenic homolog of Saccharomyces cerevisiae YGR147C (NAT2)): MFRALNRIASRARIIRGFQSTPQYSFRSFSLYNGTGSAAKSKRGSLKQLVQTYGWSALGVYLALAAIDFPFCYIAVHSLGERTIKVYINKVKNLVGYGVDEKEVLEQIERNRVQNELDREAAQVSGKSAWERLKTSHLLTELILAYGIHKSLIFIRVPLVAAITPGIVRVLRKWGFNIGKVNK, encoded by the coding sequence ATGTTTAGGGCTCTTAACAGGATTGCATCTAGAGCACGTATAATTCGTGGCTTCCAGTCGACACCTCAGTATTCATTCAGATCATTTTCTTTATACAATGGAACCGGAAGCGCTGCTAAGTCGAAACGTGGAAGTCTAAAACAACTTGTGCAAACATATGGGTGGTCTGCCCTTGGTGTATATTTAGCACTCGCAGCTATCGATTTCCCATTCTGTTATATTGCGGTTCATTCATTGGGTGAAAGAACCATTAAAGTATACATTAACAAGGTTAAGAACTTGGTAGGGTATGGTGTCGATGAAAAGGAGGTATTGGAACAAATAGAAAGAAACCGTGTTCAGAATGAACTTGATCGGGAAGCTGCGCAAGTATCCGGTAAAAGTGCCTGGGAGAGATTAAAGACAAGTCACCTCCTAACGGAGTTAATACTAGCTTATGGTATACATAAGTCCTTAATCTTTATAAGAGTGCCATTGGTTGCCGCTATTACTCCTGGTATTGTACGTGTGCTGCGTAAATGGGGTTTTAATATTGGAAAGGTAAATAAATAA
- a CDS encoding HER201Wp (Syntenic homolog of Ashbya gossypii AFR476C; Syntenic homolog of Saccharomyces cerevisiae YGL032C (AGA2)) — protein sequence MRAFSIFAIFLAAAAAQDRVTSTISNPFLLSETLETIAFSTDASTQTYDEVVVVAITNWYKSIIYISDCEPESGRNPPSTVSTPVTVITPNTINPASSNPPAPSSSPSPSNPQPPSNPPAPSNPPAPSTPPAPSNPPAPSTPPAPSTPPVPSTPPAPSSSPSPSTPPAPSTPPVPSTPPAPSSSPSPSTPPAARNPPPPIDPSAPIDPPAPSNPPAPSNPPAPSSSPSPSIPPAPSSPPAPSNPPAPSSSPSPSTPPSPSTPPAPSNPPAPSGSSSPSSPPAPSSPPAPSTPPAPSTPPAPSNPPAPSSSPSPSTPPSPSTPPAPSNPPAPSNPPAPSGSPSPSSSPSPSNPPAPSTPPSPRNPPATSTPPAPSSSPSPSNPPATPASSSTPSTSNTPTINRPPTSNTPDINTPATPTPSNTTNGASSKPPTVPLDDVSTVTTTTTSTCSPTTYYNSTIPIDTDTANSSTTTIVW from the coding sequence ATGAGAGCCTTTTCTATATTCGCAATTTTTTTAGCCGCCGCAGCTGCTCAGGATAGAGTTACATCTACTATTAGTAACCCATTTTTGTTAAGTGAGACACTGGAAACGATAGCGTTTTCAACTGACGCATCTACCCAGACATATGATGAGGTTGTTGTAGTTGCCATTACCAATTGGTACAAATCTATCATATATATTAGTGATTGTGAACCTGAAAGTGGGCGCAACCCTCCTAGTACAGTCAGTACACCTGTTACGGTCATTACGCCGAACACTATCAACCCCGCTTCGAGCAATCCTCCTGCTCCAAGTAGTTCACCATCACCAAGCAACCCACAACCTCCAAGCAATCCACCTGCTCCAAGTAATCCACCTGCTCCAAGTACTCCACCTGCTCCAAGTAATCCACCTGCTCCAAGTACTCCACCTGCTCCAAGTACTCCACCTGTTCCAAGTACTCCACCTGCTCCAAGCAGCTCGCCATCTCCAAGTACTCCACCTGCTCCAAGTACTCCACCTGTTCCAAGTACTCCACCTGCTCCAAGCAGCTCGCCATCTCCAAGTACTCCACCAGCTGCTCGCAACCCACCACCTCCAATTGATCCATCAGCTCCAATTGATCCTCCAGCTCCAAGCAATCCACCAGCGCCAAGCAATCCACCAGCTCCTAGCAGCTCCCCATCTCCAAGCATCCCACCTGCACCAAGCAGCCCTCCAGCTCCAAGTAACCCACCAGCTCCAAGCAGCTCTCCATCTCCAAGTACTCCACCTTCGCCAAGTACTCCGCCAGCTCCAAGTAACCCACCAGCTCCAAGCGGATCTTCATCTCCAAGCAGCCCACCTGCACCAAGCAGCCCTCCAGCTCCAAGTACTCCGCCAGCTCCAAGTACTCCGCCAGCTCCAAGCAACCCACCAGCTCCAAGCAGCTCTCCATCTCCAAGTACTCCGCCTTCGCCAAGTACTCCGCCAGCTCCAAGTAACCCACCAGCTCCAAGTAACCCACCAGCTCCAAGCGGATCTCCATCTCCAAGCAGCTCCCCATCTCCAAGCAACCCACCTGCACCAAGTACCCCACCATCACCAAGAAACCCACCTGCAACAAGTACTCCACCAGCTCCAAGCAGTTCACCTTCTCCAAGTAATCCACCAGCTACGCCTGCTTCTAGTAGTACACCCTCTACTAGCAATACTCCTACTATCAATAGGCCACCTACAAGCAATACACCAGATATTAATACACCAGCTACGCCAACTCCTAGCAACACTACAAATGGCGCCAGTAGTAAGCCGCCCACTGTTCCCCTTGACGATGTCAGCACTGTCACCACAACCACAACCAGTACCTGCAGTCCTACCACCTATTACAACAGCACCATTCCTATCGATACTGACACTGCTAATAGTTCAACGACCACAATAGTGTGGTAA
- the RPL24B gene encoding 60S ribosomal protein eL24 (Syntenic homolog of Ashbya gossypii AFR477C; Syntenic homolog of Saccharomyces cerevisiae YGL031C (RPL24A) and YGR148C (RPL24B); 1-intron in Ashbya gossypii) gives MKVEIDSFSGARIYPGRGTLFVRGDSKIFRFHSSKSASLFHQRKNPRRIAWTVLYRRHHKKGITEEVLKKRSRKTVKAQRAVVGASLELIKERRSLKPEIRKAKRDEKAKADKEKKKVEKAARKAEKAKLAAAHGSKVSKQQAKGAFQKVSATSR, from the coding sequence ATGAAGGTCGAAATTGACTCTTTTTCTGGTGCTAGGATCTACCCTGGTAGAGGTACTTTGTTTGTTAGAGGTGACTCTAAGATCTTCAGATTCCACTCTTCCAAGTCTGCTTCTTTGTTCCACCAAAGAAAGAACCCAAGAAGAATTGCCTGGACTGTCTTGTACAGAAGACACCACAAGAAGGGTATCACTGAGGAGgttttgaagaagagatCCAGAAAGACCGTCAAGGCTCAAAGAGCTGTCGTTGGTGCCTCTTTGGAATTGATTAAGGAAAGAAGATCCTTGAAGCCAGAAATTAGAAAGGCTAAGAGAGACGAGAAGGCCAAGGCCGACaaggagaagaagaaggttGAAAAGGCTGCTAGAAAGGCTGAAAAGGCTAAGTTGGCTGCTGCTCATGGTTCTAAGGTCTCCAAGCAACAAGCTAAGGGTGCCTTCCAAAAGGTGTCTGCTACTTCCCGTTAA
- the RPL30 gene encoding 60S ribosomal protein eL30 (Syntenic homolog of Ashbya gossypii AFR478W; Syntenic homolog of Saccharomyces cerevisiae YGL030W (RPL30); 1-intron in Ashbya gossypii), with the protein MAPVKNQENINQKLALVIKSGKYTLGFKSSIKSLRQGKAKLIIIAANTPVLRKSELEYYAMLSKTKVYYFQGGNNELGTAVGKLFRVGVVTVLDAGDSDILTTLA; encoded by the exons ATG GCCCCAGTTAAGAACCAAGAAAACATTAACCAAAAGCTTGCCTTGGTTATCAAGTCCGGTAAGTACACCTTGGGTTTCAAGTCTTCCATAAAGTCCTTGAGACAAGGTAAGGCTAAGTTGATTATCATCGCTGCCAACACCCCAGTCTTGAGAAAGTCTGAGCTAGAATACTACGCTATGCTTTCTAAGACCAAGGTCTACTACTTCCAAGGTGGTAACAACGAACTAGGTACTGCTGTCGGTAAGTTGTTCAGAGTCGGTGTTGTTACCGTTTTGGACGCTGGTGACTCTGACATTTTGACCACTTTGGCTTAA
- the GPC1 gene encoding glycerophosphocholine acyltransferase (Syntenic homolog of Ashbya gossypii AFR479W; Syntenic homolog of Saccharomyces cerevisiae YGR149W), with product MNSLTKKGHYLYKLQAATVNHSRDQIKLHLSTMVEANKDCSPDMWNTYKSAFGDLIEILDPIASSVQTYAQPSTLYFRQKLQNGKSHLALDKLLDSAGDLTPQLESFKKKTIQKIQAMDKPLHSIFFNNSLLDKAFYTFTLINIFVIGFILGKCPEWFHVYYTLMFLSLMPVRFYTYYKVRNHYFMADLCYFVNFLCLVFLWVSPGSVHLYQTCFAFTFGSLSFAVITWRNSFVVHSLDKVTSCFIHITPALTWYAITHLIDEDVKAIRFPAASKASSPSWILKTNVFYTSIYYLIWQLLYHYFITLKKKDKIKTGKRVTSFEYLTTHRFKDHWLVKLPPPFPMLVYTLFQYLYQLTSMILCVIWFKHSFAAAGFLLFIILIAGRNGANYYIDHYGKRFEKEVQKLKLQVETLSQQIVDKDSSSPELMFIDSDFGSQSSGQSDDVIWEMKVVN from the coding sequence ATGAACTCCTTAACAAAGAAGGGACATTACTTATACAAGCTTCAGGCAGCCACCGTCAATCATTCTAGAGACCAAATTAAGTTGCATCTGTCAACGATGGTGGAAGCAAATAAGGACTGTTCCCCAGACATGTGGAACACCTATAAATCCGCGTTTGGCGATCTTATTGAAATCCTAGATCCAATTGCGTCCTCGGTACAAACATATGCGCAGCCTTCGACTTTATATTTTAGGCAGAAATTGCAGAATGGCAAGTCACATTTAGCACTTGATAAGCTTTTAGATTCTGCTGGAGATCTAACCCCGCAACTTGAGTCattcaagaagaagacgatTCAGAAGATCCAGGCTATGGACAAGCCCTTGCACTCgatattttttaataacAGTTTACTTGACAAGGCATTTTACACATTCACACTTATAAACATCTTTGTTATTGGATTTATCTTGGGTAAGTGCCCTGAATGGTTCCATGTTTACTATACGTTGATGTTTCTCTCTTTGATGCCCGTAAGGTTTTATACTTACTACAAAGTTAGAAACCATTATTTTATGGCTGACCTTTGCTACTTTGTGAACTTTTTATGCCTTGTGTTTTTATGGGTTTCACCAGGTTCAGTGCATTTATATCAGACCTGTTTTGCATTTACGTTCGGATCTCTTTCCTTTGCGGTTATAACGTGGAGAAATTCGTTTGTTGTACACTCATTGGATAAAGTCACGTCTTGCTTCATACATATCACTCCTGCATTGACGTGGTACGCTATAACGCATTtaattgatgaagatgttaAAGCAATAAGGTTTCCAGCGGCCTCGAAAGCCAGCTCGCCATCATGGATCTTAAAAACAAATGTTTTCTATACTTCAATATATTATTTGATATGGCAGTTGTTATACCACTACTTTATTACATTAAAGAAAAAGGACAAGATCAAAACTGGCAAACGAGTTACAAGTTTTGAATATTTGACTACACATAGATTCAAAGACCACTGGTTGGTAAAGCTCCCCCCTCCATTTCCTATGCTTGTATACACATTGTTCCAGTACCTATATCAGCTCACTTCAATGATATTATGTGTAATTTGGTTTAAACATAGCTTTGCAGCAGCTGGTTTCTTGctatttattattttgaTTGCAGGGCGGAACGGTGCTAATTATTACATCGATCATTATGGAAAGAGATTTGAAAAGGAAGTCCAAAAGTTGAAACTACAGGTGGAAACTTTATCTCAGCAGATAGTTGATAAAGATAGTTCATCACCTGAACTAATGTTCATCGACAGTGATTTTGGAAGCCAGTCTTCAGGGCAAAGTGACGACGTTATATGGGAAATGAAGGTAGTTAACTAA
- the CCM1 gene encoding Ccm1p (Syntenic homolog of Ashbya gossypii AFR480C; Syntenic homolog of Saccharomyces cerevisiae YGR150C (CCM1)), translating into MAKLVSLRGKCLETFPQMVVRFITIPRAMKSSKRGRERLRPSVSDSQPKKGYNESELLNPDFSKGDDAHWKHKLSQLNDFMKDLQKKVKLAEEMKKQEAHRQTLGLENEFVVSKIEEDASHVYKELSSSESNTLQIGGSEANDLSSIILSASQQVDSVLPKELVARINDDNLVLNSLLNSRNRNWNAIIDRLYRTTDRLKGIPKTEIHSKFLDNVKGLSFENIERLDKMLTESFGSGVEFDLGMYETIFINLSHLNPSRNDKQRIIQMMFKLIARYDAIKEQSNFTLSQKVLNSCLLFSKGISSFENMNAFLTKFKEDYGIYPNKHNYTMIIQFYVKSGLTEKAWAAFDTMKFLSLEHKPDVRTYNAVINICCKERNYAKAIDLFQEMNDFKVDPDEITYTSMAKTLAACSADSIVSEGKADSLRLMGWKYIHLLQNNFKTVNESKKTSYEYAAVEAMMALAAYDGDVAMARALYHRYITAVYKANLAKAQAYEEDKINYQRVWQKSLSPQLFNYLMLAYSKWSRGRLPILSGYEEGARLRHSILNSIDYLGRLDADEGIFTGLPMLPLAELFNESQILSESRAMWQFNLEFGGTVQLRSIPVQEAEIAFNSFARSANNFSEFKFKVMNQIAKWKMTLVNHRILNSSNLNTFLTIPLRLGDKKEFLLRFEEFVYQEQNLDKMLLQLYDSMKSLPEGEASIIRNNIESNISSFEKQMDPKIEYLASMKHKLLASSPIYELKIKLASKFRDIDLATTTWKERGDFRKSSPFQALSISERKHSDTRFACAMVEFFTSSGMYNDALAVVLSSQRHIKWTYSMVKPLHIELKRIEDTSSARKLLEVVNKKSPIQKIDDQIKNLL; encoded by the coding sequence ATGGCGAAATTGGTTTCGCTTAGAGGGAAATGTCTGGAAACATTTCCTCAAATGGTGGTGAGGTTCATCACCATTCCTAGAGCGATGAAGTCTAGTAAACGGGGTAGAGAACGATTAAGACCATCTGTATCGGACAGTCAACCGAAAAAGGGTTACAATGAATCAGAGTTGCTTAATCCGGATTTCTCGAAGGGTGATGACGCTCACTGGAAGCATAAATTAAGTCAGTTAAATGACTTTATGAAGGACTTGCAAAAGAAGGTGAAGCTGGCAGAGGAGATGAAGAAGCAGGAGGCTCACCGCCAAACCTTGGGCTTGGAAAATGAATTTGTTGTTTCTAAGATTGAAGAAGATGCTTCACATGTTTACAAGGAACTGTCTTCTAGCGAGAGTAATACCTTACAGATAGGAGGTAGTGAAGCGAACGACTTGTCCAGTATAATTTTAAGTGCTTCGCAGCAGGTGGATAGCGTTTTACCGAAGGAACTAGTGGCTAGAATCAATGATGACAACCTTGTGCTGAACTCCTTGCTGAACTCCAGGAACAGAAATTGGAACGCTATTATAGACCGATTATACCGTACTACAGATCGTCTAAAGGGAATACCTAAAACTGAGATACATTCAAAATTCTTAGATAATGTGAAAGGATTGAGCTTTGAAAATATTGAGAGGCTGGACAAAATGTTGACAGAATCATTTGGCTCTGGTGTTGAGTTTGATCTTGGGATGTATGAGACGATATTTATAAACTTGTCTCATTTAAACCCCTCCAGGAACGATAAACAGAGAATTATCCAGATGATGTTTAAGCTTATCGCGCGTTATGATGCAATTAAAGAACAGTCAAACTTTACTTTAAGTCAGAAAGTTCTTAACAGTTGTCTGCTATTTTCCAAAGGTATTTCATCATTTGAAAATATGAATGCGTTCTTAACCAAATTCAAGGAAGACTATGGCATATACCCTAATAAGCATAACTATACGATGATCATTCAGTTTTACGTAAAATCCGGTCTAACAGAAAAAGCATGGGCAGCCTTCGATACAATGAAGTTCCTGTCGTTGGAGCACAAACCTGATGTAAGAACCTACAACGCAGTGATTAACATCTGCTGTAAAGAAAGAAACTACGCAAAAGCTATAGATTTGTTTCAAGAGATGAATGATTTTAAAGTAGATCCTGATGAGATCACGTACACAAGTATGGCAAAGACATTGGCGGCTTGTTCTGCGGATTCAATAGTGAGTGAAGGAAAGGCTGATTCTCTAAGGCTAATGGGGTGGAAGTATATTCATTTATTGCAAAATAATTTCAAAACGGTCAACGAAAGCAAGAAAACTTCTTATGAATATGCTGCGGTTGAAGCCATGATGGCTTTGGCGGCTTATGACGGTGACGTTGCCATGGCCCGAGCCTTGTATCATCGATATATTACTGCTGTTTATAAGGCCAACCTTGCAAAAGCACAAGCctatgaagaagataaaataAATTACCAAAGAGTATGGCAAAAGTCCCTTTCTCCTCAATTATTTAATTACCTGATGTTAGCTTATTCGAAATGGTCACGCGGAAGATTACCTATTCTGTCTGGGTATGAGGAAGGTGCTAGGCTAAGACATTCTATTTTGAACAGCATCGACTACTTAGGAAGGCTTGATGCTGATGAGGGAATCTTCACCGGATTGCCAATGCTGCCATTGGCCGAGTTGTTTAATGAATCACAAATCCTGTCAGAATCAAGGGCAATGTGGCAATTCAATTTGGAATTCGGTGGGACTGTCCAGTTACGTTCCATACCAGTGCAGGAGGCCGAAATAGCATTCAATTCATTCGCTAGATCTGCCAATAACTTCAGCGAGTTTAAGTTTAAAGTCATGAATCAAATCGCGAAGTGGAAAATGACCCTGGTTAACCATCGTATACTTAACTCTTCCAACTTGAATACTTTCTTGACTATTCCACTTAGATTAGGAGACAAGAAAGAGTTTTTACTAAgatttgaagaatttgTCTATCAGGAGCAGAATTTGGATAAAATGTTGCTGCAGTTGTATGACTCCATGAAATCGCTCCCTGAGGGCGAAGCATCGATAATTAGAAATAATATTGAGTCAAATATTTCTAGTTTTGAGAAACAAATGGATCCTAAAATTGAATATCTAGCATCAATGAAGCATAAGTTATTGGCATCTTCACCAATTTATGAATTGAAAATAAAGTTAGCATCGAAATTCCGTGACATAGATCTGGCAACAACTACTTGGAAGGAGCGTGGCGATTTCCGTAAATCAAGCCCTTTTCAGGCACTGAGTATAAGTGAAAGAAAACATTCTGATACTCGCTTTGCTTGTGCTATGGTAGAGTTCTTTACTTCGTCTGGAATGTACAATGACGCGTTGGCCGTAGTATTATCATCACAGCGTCACATAAAGTGGACATATTCTATGGTGAAACCATTGCATATTGAATTGAAACGTATAGAGGATACTAGTTCTGCTAGGAAGTTGTTAGAGGTTGTGAATAAGAAATCACCAATTCAAAAAATTGATGACCAGATAAAGAATTTGTTATGA
- the CGR1 gene encoding Cgr1p (Syntenic homolog of Ashbya gossypii AFR481W; Syntenic homolog of Saccharomyces cerevisiae YGL029W (CGR1)), whose amino-acid sequence MVSKLAMEAKMDDKKLTKGAPVSNRTWKVEKAPFRVNSSVVKNKEFTSWEKKHQLRLQDQQFKEKLKELKAEKEAAKQARIKALRDRREKKEENERYEKLAAKMHAKKVERMRKREKRNKALKER is encoded by the coding sequence ATGGTGTCTAAACTCGCAATGGAAGCAAAGATGGACGATAAAAAACTCACTAAAGGTGCTCCAGTGAGTAATAGAACATGGAAAGTCGAGAAAGCTCCTTTCAGGGTCAATAGTAGTGTGGTTAAAAATAAGGAATTCACATCATGGGAGAAGAAGCATCAGCTGAGGTTACAAGATCAGCAATTCAAGGAAAAGCTAAAGGAATTGAAAGCTGAGAAAGAAGCGGCAAAACAAGCCCGTATTAAGGCTCTTCGTGATCGTAGAGAGAAAAAGGAAGAGAATGAAAGATACGAGAAGTTGGCTGCAAAAATGCATGCAAAGAAGGTTGAAAGGATGAGGAAAAGGGAGAAGAGAAATAAGGCTTTGAAGGAACGTTAG
- a CDS encoding inositol oxygenase (Syntenic homolog of Ashbya gossypii AFR482W; Syntenic homolog of Ashbya gossypii NOHBY646; No homolog in Saccharomyces cerevisiae; Syntenic homolog of Kluyveromyces lactis KLLA0E10725g), which translates to MNEGEANRLVTTSGHIHVDQGHILEEIDDAVQSLNAFEGRIKNELNNTGSKSQNEGEHEDEPSSKRRNITQCEQSLTPIAESTLRQYHEAKSRVRDFYKEQHENQTVSYNLQARINYKTRIRARMTIWDALCKLSKLIDDSDPDTELSQIDHALQTAEAIRADGKPRWMQLVGLIHDLGKILYFFESEGQWDVVGDTFPVGCKFSDAIIFHEFFEANPDSRHPIYSQELGIYEKNCGLDSVMISWGHDEYMYYIAKGQSTLKEEALAMIRYHSFYPWHRENAYRYLMNENDYRMLKAVQEFNQYDLYSKQNEKIIKSDELKLYYMELIDEYFPKKIIEF; encoded by the coding sequence ATGAATGAGGGCGAAGCAAACAGGCTAGTTACTACGAGCGGGCACATCCATGTGGATCAGGGCCATATTCTGGAGGAAATCGATGATGCAGTTCAGTCTTTGAATGCATTTGAAGGTCGCATTAAGAATGAACTAAACAACACAGGATCGAAGTCTCAGAATGAAGGAGAACATGAGGATGAGCCCTCGTCCAAAAGAAGAAACATTACTCAATGCGAGCAAAGCTTAACACCAATTGCTGAAAGCACCTTGAGACAATATCACGAAGCTAAGAGCAGAGTGCGTGATTTTTATAAAGAACAGCATGAAAACCAGACAGTGTCCTATAATCTGCAAGCTAGGATCAACTATAAAACTCGAATAAGAGCTCGAATGACTATATGGGATGCGCTCTGTAAACTATCAAAGCTTATTGATGATTCTGATCCTGATACTGAACTGTCACAGATTGACCATGCGCTTCAAACAGCAGAGGCGATTAGAGCAGACGGGAAGCCCAGATGGATGCAACTTGTTGGACTAATTCATGATCTAGGCAAGATATTGTACTTCTTTGAAAGTGAAGGGCAGTGGGACGTGGTTGGAGACACTTTCCCTGTGGGATGCAAGTTTTCTGACGCTATCATATTCCATGAGTTTTTCGAAGCTAACCCAGATAGCAGACATCCTATCTATTCCCAGGAGTTAGGAATATATGAAAAGAACTGTGGGCTAGACTCAGTCATGATTTCTTGGGGACATGACGAATATATGTACTATATCGCCAAAGGGCAATCCACGCTTAAAGAAGAGGCATTAGCTATGATCCGGTATCATTCCTTTTACCCATGGCACAGAGAAAATGCATACCGATATCTAATGAATGAAAACGATTACCGTATGTTGAAAGCTGTCCAAGAATTTAATCAGTACGATCTATATTCCAAACAAAATGAGAAAATCATCAAGAGTGATGAATTAAAGCTTTACTATATGGAACTGATAGACGAGTACTTCCCCAAAAAGATCATAGAATTTTAG